A window from Exiguobacterium marinum DSM 16307 encodes these proteins:
- a CDS encoding general stress protein, whose product MSDRKMIGLFQTEQEVIHKVEELKAAGEAEKNMHVVAKRDGEISALRDHTDVNAESGVRDVNWLDRVKAFLHGSDRIRDELRNMGLNDAEAEQYYDAIDEGQILLYIDRHSYDRYPNMYKKDSELDHDKGEKADGIAFDAKPFNDHDKKPKGTKEDPIVRGHSGLEDHRRL is encoded by the coding sequence ATGTCAGATCGTAAAATGATTGGTCTGTTTCAGACGGAACAGGAAGTCATACACAAAGTAGAAGAGTTGAAGGCTGCAGGGGAAGCTGAAAAAAATATGCACGTCGTCGCCAAGCGAGACGGCGAAATCTCCGCGCTACGTGACCACACGGATGTGAACGCCGAATCCGGAGTTCGAGACGTGAATTGGCTCGATCGTGTTAAAGCATTCTTACACGGCAGTGACCGAATCCGTGATGAACTGCGCAACATGGGGCTCAATGACGCAGAGGCAGAGCAATACTATGATGCCATCGATGAAGGACAGATTTTACTCTATATCGATCGCCATTCGTATGACCGTTATCCAAATATGTATAAAAAAGATAGCGAACTCGATCATGATAAAGGAGAAAAGGCAGATGGGATTGCCTTTGATGCGAAACCATTCAATGATCATGACAAGAAACCAAAAGGAACAAAAGAGGACCCGATTGTACGCGGTCATTCTGGATTAGAAGATCACCGACGATTATAA
- a CDS encoding general stress protein: MNEKRFISMHDTQDAALGKIEELRAKGYEDSHIYVVTKHEDNVSILRRDTDVHTESTHQASWFDKVRAFLSGHEDVHAGLRNMGLSEDEVKRHYDDVEAGKLLVYVDEDFERRHQDGVTVDAKPYQDASSTHLGSHTDDGLEIDSKPYQETQTVDPSHPVDPEQDKIDKETKQRDREEKLRGLDDRAYRNDVEDPDNIRRF; the protein is encoded by the coding sequence ATGAATGAGAAACGATTCATCAGTATGCACGATACACAAGACGCAGCACTTGGAAAAATTGAAGAGTTACGGGCAAAAGGATATGAAGACTCACACATTTACGTCGTGACGAAACATGAAGACAACGTGTCAATCTTGAGACGTGATACGGACGTTCATACAGAGTCGACTCATCAGGCGAGCTGGTTCGATAAAGTTCGGGCTTTCTTGAGTGGACATGAAGACGTTCATGCTGGTTTGCGTAACATGGGACTCAGTGAAGATGAGGTGAAACGTCACTATGACGATGTTGAAGCCGGAAAACTTCTCGTCTACGTGGATGAAGACTTTGAACGCCGTCACCAAGATGGTGTGACAGTCGACGCGAAACCGTATCAAGACGCATCGTCAACACATCTCGGTAGTCACACAGACGATGGTTTAGAAATCGACTCAAAACCATATCAAGAAACTCAAACCGTCGACCCGAGTCATCCGGTAGACCCTGAGCAAGATAAAATTGATAAAGAAACAAAGCAACGTGATCGTGAAGAAAAACTACGTGGGCTCGATGATCGTGCCTACCGTAATGATGTAGAAGATCCAGATAATATCCGACGCTTTTAA